CACGACCAAGCTTGCTTTGAGGTTTTGTGAGGTGTGAGAGTACATAAAATGCTTTTAATGATTGACTGTTTTTGAAGAAGTTATCCTCAACTGAAAGTAACAGTAGGTCACCACTTTTAAACCTTCTCTTTTCCAATCCTTTATTGAATTTTTCTCCTTCTCGCTGAATAGCTAAAAGCTCAGCATCAAAGTTGAGTTTGAGGTTTACCTCTTCAGCAGTTTGGTCAATCAAGATAGAGTTGGCAGAAACAATGGCTTCAACAATGCTAAGATCCTCGTCATGATTAGGCATTCGTAGCCCTATCTCAGAATGAATAACTGACATGATTTTTTCTGTCTGTCCCATATAGATCAACCTGTCAAGTGGTTCAAGTGCTAGGTCAGGAGGTATTGGTGAGATTGTTTCATTGTTTCGATGTATTTCAATCAGATACATATTTTGGTAATCCATTAACCCACTTTCCGCAAGTGTTTTTCCTATGAATGGCGCGTTTTCAACCACTTCTGTTTCCACTAAGTATTCAGGAGCAATATTTCGTACATCAGTGAAGGCTTCCTGCTTTTTAGGTAAAAGTTTATAGCCGTAAGTACATAAGTAAGTTATGCCTACACAAGTGACTGTAATGCCTAAGAATAGAAAATCGGTAAAATGGAGCGTGTCCAAGCCATGTGCTTGCATCAGACCAATAAGCACCAGGTTAGTAGAAGTGCCGATAGGCGTAATCATACCTCCCAGTATGGTAGAGTAAGAAAGAGGAATCAGTAGTTTCGAAGGGTGAACCCCATGTTCCTTACTCCAATTGTACACGTAAGGAGTCATGAGAGCGACAACAGGCGTATTGTTTAAGAAGGAGGAAAGGATAGCAACACTAGCTGTCATTCTGAACATAAATACTCGGGCATTTTTGATGCTGCCGATTGTTTTGTCTAGCAGGGCTTCAAGATTGAAATGTTCGTTGATAGAAGCGGTGATAATGATCAGCAATAGAATGGTGATAACAGATTTATTACTGAGTCCTTCTAGTACTGAGGCTGGCTCAGTAACACCCAATACCATTAATGTAATGACGCTGATAAAAAACAGCAAAGAAGGCTTTACCCAGTTTCGAAATAATGAAACTATAACAAACAGCAAAACAGCAAGTATTATCCATTTGTCAGTCTCCGGTTGTGACAAGAAGTCATAAAAAGTGATTAATGTAGGTCTCATGAATAATGGACAGCCAAGGTTAGTCGGTGAATTAGACCTACTTTCTGTATAGTCAGACTCACTTGTAGGTTGTTAAAATGTTGATAGCCAATTGATTTTTCCTGTACGGAATAATGAGTTGGAAACATACCAAATCGGGGAGCTATTTAAAAAGTGAATGGGGGGAGGCTAATGTAGGTTTTCAGGAAAATAATCTGTTTTTCCATTATTTATTTTTTCAAAGGAGTTTGCTTTTTTATTTCTTCTATAGAACTTCTCTATTATGAATCATTACCATCTTGGTAAAAGAACCTGATTACACTCAACATTCCTTGTATTTCAAAAGCCATGTTCCTCCTTCTTCTCATTTTGTGATCATGGCGAAACCTCATTAACTATTATGAAGCTTTCTTTAGAATTTAGGCTTACTGCTTCTTTCATCATTATAGGTATGATGGTGTTGCTTGGAGGAGTCGCCCTTCTTAAGTCTTTTCAGCGGGATAAACGTTTCTTAGAAGAGCGAATATTCGAGCACGAGCACAAAATTGAAGACTTTCTTTTTCTTGTGCGAGAATATGTTGGGAGTAAAAATAGAAGTGTGTTACTCAAGTTGAAACAGGATGTAGACCGTGTAGGGTATGAAATTAGTGTGATTAATCATGGAGGTGTTCTGTTGAGGGGAAATGAAAATGTCACAATGGAGCCATTGCAAGGAGATGTAATGACTAAAGTTGGAAAAGCATATGAGGAAAGCTTTAATGAGGTAGCTGTTGAAATTGATAAGCTCTGGGCTGAAAGTATTCGTTTGAGTGAAGCTGTAAGGACAGATAAATCTATAGAAGGATTGGAGGAGGAGAGGAGTGGTTATAGGGTAGAAGATTTACAGGAGTTTCTGGAACGAAGAAGTTCAGGACTAATAAGTAAAAACAGGACTTTTAAGAGTGCCATCACGGGTGATATTCAGGCAGCAGAAGATAGGTATACGGTATTCTACGGGATAGTTTTATTGGTAAGTATCATCCTCTTGATAGATATATATCTGCTGTTGAGAAAGAAGTTGTTAAATCCATTGGGTTTGGCGTATGAATATGCCTGCTACCTGATTAATAAGGAGCCTAAATTTGGTGATGCGAAATTTGCAGCTATTTACGATGTCTTAAATAAGGTCGATAATATTTTTGATGAGACAGTAGTGGCCGTAGAGGAGTTAGGTAAAGGCACTTTTGAAATGGAGTATTCTGAGTTAATAGCAGAACATAAGATTGGCAAAGAGTTAAAGAAAACTCAAAGGTTGTTAAGCTATTATGAGGAGCATGAGGCACAAAACCAGTGGAGAGCGATAGGTTTGGTTCAGCTGAGTGAGATATTGGTTAATGAGCAGTATGAGTCACTGGATGAACTGTCCTTTGCTTTTGTAAGGTTTTTAGTGAAATACCTTAATGTTAATCAGGGAGCTATGTTTCAGGTAAAAGAGGACTTTGAGGGAAAGTATCTGGAAATGATTGGGGCTTTTGCCTATGACAAAAAGAAATACTTACAAAAAAGGCTTCCGATAGATCAAGGTTTGATAGGGCAGGCACTAATCGAGAAGCAATACCTTTACTTAAACTCTTTACCTGAAGGTTATACAGAGATCACTTCAGGATTGGGGGAGGCTACGCCCAAGTACCTGTTGATTTGTCCAGTCCTGTTCAATGATGATGTTGTGGCTGTATTGGAACTGGCTTCGTTTGGAGACCTAAAAAAGCATGAGATCGATTTTGTAAAGGATGCTGTTGAAAGGCTTGCGGCAACTGTTTCGGTATATTTGGTTAACAGTAATACACGAAAACTGTTGGAAGACTCGATCAAGATGAACAAGACGCTCAAGGAGCAAGAAGACCAAATGAGAAAGAATGCAGAAGAGCTCCACCATACACAGGAAGAACTTAGTAATAAGCTGATTGAGCTTAGAGAAGAGTCAAACCTCAATAAGAATATATTGAAAGCTATCAGTAAGAATACGGCAATGATAGAGTTTGATATGGAAGGGAATATCTTGGCTGCCAATATGATTTATACAGACCTGATGGGGTATAAGGAGGAAGACTTGATTGGTATTCATGAGAAGAACTTGGTTCCTGTAGAGGAAGTTAGCTCGCCGAGATATAAGATGCTTTGGGACAGTCTTAAAGAGGGGACATCTTCTTCAGGAGAGTACAAACGTCTGCGCTCAGATGAGCAAATGGTTTGGTTGGAAGGTTCTTATAATCCAATTTTTGACTTGGAAGGTCAGCCATATAAAGTGATCAAGTTTGCCCACTTTACAACAGAAGATAAACAACGGGAATATCAGACCAAGACAAAGATTAACCTATATGAATCGCATTTCTCTATTTTGGAGTTGAGGTTAGATGGTGCCATTAAATCAACAAGTGTAGGATTTCAGGGAGTGACGGGGTATTCAAGAAAAGAAATGAGAAATAAATTCTTACAGGACTGGTTTGTAGAGATAGAAGACAAAACAGCTTTTGAGCAGGCTTTGGAAAAAGCAGATAGTGGAATGGCTCAGACCTTGAAAGTGTACTTGTATCATTCCGATAAAACCTCTCATAGATATAAGATATCCATTAACCAACAGAAAGATATGAATATGGAGAGTAAAGGCTTTTTAGTGGTAATGCAACCTGAAATATGAGGTTATTGGTAAAAATAAGAAAAGCGTCTTCGAAAGACGCTTTTCTTATTTTACAGTTTATGGTGGAAAACTAGCGATACTTTTTCATCAGTTTTACCAGCTCTTTGTTCTTGTTCTTTCGAGCATAGTAGATTGCATTTTTTCCATGCCTATCTACAGCTCTAGGGTCTGCTCCATTGTCCAGTAGAATAATGATAGTGCTCAGTCGGTTGGTTCTGTCAGACAGCAGGTGAAGAAGGTTTTTCTCATCTTCTCCATATGGAAGGTTAGGGTCTGCACCATATGTCAAGAGTGTGCTGACAATCAGGTTTTCACCAGCAAATACAGCATCATAAAGAGGTGTCTTGTCGTTTTTGCCTCTTGCATTTGGGTCAGCACCAGCCTCAAGCAGGACTTCAGTGCATTCCAAACGACCAAATTTGGCAGCTTTATGTAAAGTAGTTTGTTGGAAAATGTCTCTTGCATTTGGGTCTGTACCACGGTCAACCATTGCTTGCAAGTCAGAAACATTGTTGCCTTGGATAGCTGCCATGAGTTTGTCGTAATCGTTATTTTGGGTATAACCATTGACGCAGCATGATAAAGTCAGAAACCAGAATAATAATGATGTTATTTTCAGTCTAGTCATGATGATAATAAGTTTTTTAATATGACAATCGAATGGGTTATATAGACATCAAGCCTATGAGAGGCTATAAATGCTTCATTAAGTATTGATATAGTTTGACCATACAGTCAATATCGTGACGGTGTACTTTTTCATCAGGAGTGTGGACATTGTCTTCAGCAGCGCCAATAAAGCACCAGTCAAATGGATAAGGAGCTGCTTGTAATTGCAGACCATCGCTTCCGCCAGCGTCTTCCACTTCTAGTTGGTAATCAATGCCTGATTGGTCTGCTAAATGAATGATTTGATTTATGTAAATGCGCCGAGGAATTCCTCTGTCTCTCATGGAGATCACAACCCCTTTTCCATCTTTAACCCCCTTAGTGATCCAAGTTATATCAGAGATCAACGCCTGTTGTATTCCATACTTTTCATAGATAAACTTACCTAAAAAGCCGACACTGCCGCCTCCAACTTCTTCATAAGTGGAAAAGCAGATAATCCCTTCTTCTAGTGTTTCGGCTACTTTTAGGGCATTCCAACAGCCTAGTCTGTTATCCATATAGCAAGATTGGATATACTCTTTGCTTTGTCTGAAATCACATTTGAAGACCAAGTCGGTTCCCCTTTCAATTTCTCTTTCAAAGGTGTAAAAAGACTTTTTACTTCCCTCAGGAGCATCCATTTCACACTCTATAGGCCCTTTACTATCAGAACCAGTGAGTTTGTAGCCTGTTTGGGTTTTGGGACCACCTATTTTTACAATCTCATTTCCGTATTTCACCGTAAACCCGATACTGTCCATATGTGCAAAAATGGCCGTGCGTGGTTTCTTTCCGAATACAAGTACAATGCAGTCCTGAAACTGTTCTCCAGAAAAGATCTCTGGTTGTACTATCCAGTGCTTCTTTTCTTTTGATACATACTCCAGAATAAACTCTTTCATAGCAGCCTCATTACCAGATGGTGCATGAATGCCACATAGTTGTTCGAGTAATTCCATATGGGTTATAATAATTGGTTAAAGGACCCAAGGTTTTGGAACCTTGGGGTAACAAAATTCGATGTTTAGGTTGTTATTGGATATAACAATAATGTGCAAAAGAATTAATTGTGGACAATGTTTTTTCGGGAGCTTCAAACATACCCATATGACCAACCTCTTGCATAAAGTGGACATGACTGTCTGAAGGAAGGTAACATTGCTCCAAGCCTTTTTGAAGCGGTACAGACTGGTCTTCTTTTCCTATTATGTATAGAATAGGTTTAGGAAAAGTCTTAACAATATTGATCCTATCTGGACGCGCTTTCATGGCTAATGAAGCCCTTTCTACACTCTCAATACTACACTTGTTAAGACACAACTCGATGGCTTGCTTTATTACCTCTGGCTTGGTGTCTTTGGTCGTAGCAGAGAAAAGGTTAGGAAACATGTATTTGATAAACTTTTCAGCGCCATTCTGACGGACAAACTCAATCGCTCGATCCCTGTTTTCACGTTTGTCATCATCGTCTTCGAATGCTGTAGAGTGAAATAATCCTATTCCTGAAAGTGCATCGGGAAATTGCTCTGCATAGGCAAGTGTAACGTACCCACCCAATGAGTGCCCAATCATTACGCATGTCTCAACACTAGCAGTTTGCAGTGTCTCATTTATTTTTCGTGCATAATCAGAAAGACTTTGCACATCATCAGTAAGCGGACTTTTTCCATTGCCAGGCATATCGGGACAAATAACCCTGAACTCCTTGGAAAGCTTAGCTGATAAGTTTTCCCATATCTCCTTGCATTCACAGAATCCATGCAGTAAAACGATACAAGGACCACTTCCTTGATCTGTATATTCTAGTTGGGACATTGGTTTGAAGGAATTTTAAGGTGGATTTTTAATAGACCGCTCCATAGTGCTTGCCTATGGAGCGGCTTTATTTGTTGCATACCCTAGACCTATTTTATCTAAGTATGTAAGATTATTAGCTTATATGTAATATAAAAATAGAATTTTTTAAGGGAATAAATGGGATTTGCTTAAATGTTTTTTCCCTTTTCAGCTATTATAAGCTACTCATCTGTTGAGGGTCCAGTTCAATTTCATGTTCTTGGAATACAATACCTTTTTGTGCCAATGCACTTAAGACAGGTTCGTAAATTTCAGGGTGAATTGGAATCTGAACACCTCTCATACTGATCTTGCCATCTAGCAATAACTCAGTCGCAATTGCCATTGGCCAACCTACTGTCTTAGCCATAGCTGTTTCAACCTGATCATCACCTTTAATAACCATATGTGAAGTTAGAAGGCGGTGAGTGGTACCAGTACCATATACCAGCTTATGGTACATAACAATCATATCTTTGTCGGTTGGAGCCAATGTCCATTTGTCTTCCAGTATTTTCTGAAGAATCTGTGCAGGAGTCGCATTCTTCAGTCCCACTTTTTTGTCACTGAAAATATCCAATGAGTGTAATTTCTCAATGACATCAGAGTCCTGATCTATTTTCAGGTAATACATCAGTTTAAGCTCAACAGAATCATTGGGGTTGTAAGCCAAGAATGAGTTGATAAACTCACGATAAGTCATGTTTTCGGAGTTTTCCATAATGTAGCTGTCATCTGTAGCCCCAATTTTCACAAAGCAATCCCATGCACGGCAGAAACCAGGACGTCTCAGTGTTCCTCTATAGACGGTAGGGGTGTTCTGAAGCCCATATTTCTCAATGTATTTTAGAGAGTCACGGTTGGCATAACCTTCAAATCTGCCATATCCGTCGATATTAATGATTTCAGTTCGGCGGAAAACCCTGTTATAAGGAATGTATTTATAACGTCCGTTATGTAAGAACTTAACAGCACCACCATGTCCTGCTAATACTACGTTACGAGGGTTCCAAGTGAATTTGTATTTCCAAGGATTGTTTTCGCTTTCAGGAGCAAGCAGACCTCCCGCAAAGGATTCAAACGCTTCAATATGGTATCCTTTATCTTTAGCACCCTTGATCATCTGCATGGCAGACATATGGTCAATACCTGGGTCCAGTCCAATCTCATTCAGTAGTAGTACATCATTCTTGATTGCTTCCTGATGTAATTGTTCAATTTCTTTAGAGACATAAGAGGCTGTGATCAGGTGTTTTTTCAAGGCTATGCAGTCTTTGGCTACCAAATAGTGCATGCTTGCAGGAAGCATTGATATCACTATGTCAGCTTGGGAAATCTCTGCCTTACGTTGCGTAGCATCATTGGCATCAAAAAAAATGGCTTCACAGTGTGGATGGTTTTTGGCTTTGCTTTCTGCTAGTTCTTTTTGAAAATCACCAATTACGAGTTTCCAGTTTTTCTCTAGAGACCGCTCCTGCAAATGGCTGATCAAGGATGAAGCGGATCTTCCTGCCCCGATAATAAAAATTTTGTGCATCTTAATGTGTTAGTTTATTGTATTGTTTATAGAACAGTTGGATGTTAATGGGTACCAAAATATGAAAATTATTGGGGTGGCGAATCAGTAAGAAGTATTTCTGTTGAAATATTCTTACCATCCAATTATAAGAACAATAGCAGGTACTTATGTACTTTGTCGTGAAGTTGGATTTATTGACAACATAACAATTTGAAAGATGCCAAAAAGAATCACTTTAAATACTGATTTGGATTTTTATGAGAATCTGAATGAACTGCCTTCATCGTTCCAAAAGTTAGTTCGTAGAGCAGAAGAAGCATCCAGTTTGGCTTATGCTCCTTATTCAAAATTCAATGTAGGAGCAGCCATGCTTTTGGAAGATGGAGAAATAGTAGTGGCAAGTAACCAGGAGAATGCAGCGTACCCGTCAGGCATGTGTGCAGAGCGGAGTGCGGTATATTGGATTGGAGGAAATCGTCCAGGGAAAAAAATTGAAATGATTGCAGTTGTGGCAAGACCTGATAATAAGGATTTTGTAGCTGTTTCACCATGTGGGTCTTGCAGACAGGCGCTTCTAGAGTATGAGTACAAACAAGGTGAGCCAATTAGAATGATTATGCAGACAGAAGGGGGGGCATACTTAGTGGCAGACAGCATGAAGAGCCTTTTGCCAGTCACGTTTGATGGTGACTCGTTGCTTCAAGAAAAGTAAGATACTTTTACTCATCGAAGCGGAAGCGTATATTCTTGAAATGTCCATTCATTTTTATACGCTGCTTGCTTCGTTCAATCTCCCGTACAATAGGAAGTGCTCTCTCAACATAGTCAAGCATGTATTCAATTCTTTTATATTCATCAGGAATTGTCAGGAGATGGTATTCTTGCCCTACGGACAGTCCAATGTGATGACCTAACTTGAAGGATAGAAAAGGTGTTTTTGCATCAAATGAAATATTAACTTCCATCAAGTCAAAAAGCTCTGTCACTTTTTCAACTAGCATCCATTTCTGAGCATCATTTGCATTGTCATTCATAGGGATTTCCACCACACTTCCTCCAGCATACAGCTTATCCTCCATTGGGTTCTCAAAGCTATTCATATAAAAAGTTTGAATCCCTTTGGTTTTGATATCCATGCGCCCATCTGGATACTTGTTAACTACAGCTTCAATTTCCATGAGAGTGCCATAACTCATAGTTCTTTCATTAATATGGGGAGGAATGCCAAAAGGAGTATTCAGGTTTAGACAATCCTTGACAAGCTGCCTGTAGCGGGGTTCAAAAACATGAAGATTTAGTGGTTCGCTGGGAAACACAATAAGGTTGAGAGGAAAGAAAGGAATACGTTGGACATTTTTTTTGGGCATGATTGCAGATAGTAGTATGTGTCAGTAGCTGGTGTTGTGGGGAGAAGTGTGGATAAGTCGTTCTTCCCACAGTTTGGGGCTGTAGGAAGAACGTCTTGGTAGACTTACTTAGAGAATAAGCATTGCATCTCCGTAAGTAAGGAATCTGTATTTTTCTTTTACAGCTTCTTCGTAAGCATGCATGACCAGTTCGTAACCACCAAAGGCAGCAGCCATCATCATCAGTGTAGATTGTGGCTTATGGAAGTTGGTTACCAATGAACGACAGATTTTGAAATCGTATGGAGGGAAGATAAACTTATCAGTCCACCCTTCATTTGCTTTCAGAAGGTTCGATGCTGAAACAGATGTTTCAAGTGCACGCATCACTGTAGTACCAACTGCACATACATTTCTTTTACCTGTCAGAGCGCTGTTTACAATATCAACAGTCTCTTGAGTAACCTGGAAGTTTTCTGAATCCATTTTGTGTTTGGTCAGGTCTTCCACGTCTACTTCACGGAAGGTGCCCAATCCAACATGCAATGTAATTGGAACCAGATCAACTCCTTTAATTTCAAGTCTCTTAGTTACTTGAGGAGTGAAGTGAAGACCAGCTGTTGGTGCTGCAACAGCTCCTTTCTTTTCTGCAAAGATTGTTTGGAAACGCTCTCTGTCACTTGGTTCAGCTGCACGCTCCAAGTCTTTTGGAAGAGGAGTTTCTCCTAGTTCTTCAATAGTTTTGTAGAACTCAGCATCGTCACCGTCAAACAAGAAACGGATAGTACGTCCTCTAGAGGTAGTATTGTCAATTACCTCAGCTACCAGGTTGCCATCACCAAAATATAACTTATTACCTACCCTGATCTTTCTAGCAGGGTCTACCAGTACATCCCAAAGATGAGACTCCTTGTTGAGTTCTCTTAGCAAGAACACTTCAATTTTAGCCCCTGTTTTTTCCTTGTTGCCATATAGACGCGCAGGGAATACTTTGGTGTTATTGACTACGAATACATCACCTTCATCAAAGTAGTTGATAACATCCTTGAACACTTTGTGCTCAATTTTGCCGGAATCACGGTGGATTACCATCAATCTTGACTCATCCCTATTTTCAGAAGGGTATTTTGCTATCAGTTTCTCTGGAAGGTTGAACTTGAATTCAGATAATTTCATCCCAAGGATTTATGTATTTATTGACTAAATAAGTGTCTGAAAAATGCCTTTAGCTAATTGGTAACATCAGTTACGGAAGTAGCTTCAAGCTGAAAGTTTGCAAGTTGTTTCGGGGTACACCCAAAAACGAAGGCGTAAAATTAATAAATCTCTTTATAAATTTATTGAAAATAAGCAATTATTTAAGGTGTTTTTTTATGTGCGTAATTAATGCCTGACTGATAATCATCAGTACTGTGGCAAAGTAAAAGAATATAGGATTTTTTTAGAGAAACCCTTTTTCTAAACTATTTATATTGTCATTATTTCAACCTTATTTTAGAATATTTCGTTTGAACTTGAGTACGAAAACTTTTTCTTTATTGTAGAAATACATTCCTTCGGGTACCCATTATTATAACAAAAATTCGAAGAGGGTGCGCTGTAACTGAACACTGAACATTTAACTGACTTCTCGTATGCTGACTTTGTTCAAGCACCAATTCAAAGAAAATTGGCGAGCCAAAATGTGGCGAAACAATATAGCAGTCAACATCTTTGTGGCATTGCTGGTCTTGTATATCGCAGGCTCTTTTGCTTTGATTGGGTATGCTTCTGACCTTATTCTAAAAGAATTATTCCCTGGTGTGCCAGTAGAATATGCTTTTAGTGGACTATTACTTTATTATGTTATTGGAGATATTCTGGTACGCTACATTTTTTCCAACTTACCTGTAATGTCTGCATGGCCTTATCTGCACCTGCCAATTTCCAAAAAGAAAGTGGCTCACCATGTCCTTTTCAGGATGCTTTTCAATGTGTACAACTTTTTACCGCTGCTGGTACTGGTGCCCTTTACTGTAAAAGGTGTGCTTCCGACCTATGGAATACAAACCAGCATGCTTTGGGGGATTGGTATTTACTTAATTGTAATTGGTAATTCATATCTGGGAGGCTTTATCAAACGGTTGTCACATATGAATAGCAAGTGGCTTTTTGTAGGGGTATTGCTCTATGCTACTTTGATATTGCTCGACCGGTTTGATATCATTTCCCTGATTACAATATCTACCTATACGTTTACTTTCTTTCTGGATTATCCTTGGTTTTCGCTTCTGCTTATCCTGTATCCCTTGGTATTCTATTTTGCGAATTACAACTTCCTGCTTCACCATACTTATTTGGATGCAGTGCCAAAGGATGCCTTCAAGCTTGGAGATATACCTGCGTTATCATTTTTGGATAAGTTGGGAGAGACAGGAAACTATATGATGCTGGAAGCAAAAATGATTATCAGAAACAAGAGAACCCGTGGTATGCTTCTGATGATTCCTCTGGGAGTTGCTTATGGGTTGATATTCGTTTTGAATGACCAGTATGCAGACTCATATGGCATGTTTCTTTTTACAGGGGTTTTTATGTGCGGAATCTTTATGATTAACTATGGTCAGTTTATTCTCTCATGGGAAGGAGCTTACATTGACGGCATCTTTTCCCAGAATATTGACCTGAAAAAATATTATAAAGCAAAGCTTTGGCTGATTAATGGCGTTACGACCCTATGCTACCTGATGTCGCTTCTATATGGTTTTATAGATATAAAGTTCATAGCAATTAATACAGCGATGTACCTATACTGTATTGGTATAGGTAGCGTTATTATGCTGGGCTTTTCAGTATACAACCGTCGTAAGATGGAACTCAATGCTTCGGCTTACAGCTGGCAGGGAGTGGGGAAAAGTCAGTTGCTTGTAGGGCTTCCTTTGTTCTCTTTACCGTATATGATTTTTGCGCCTTTCTGGGCATTCGGAGCCTATGAGAATGGACTGATAGCAATTGGCGCTTGCAGCTTGCTGAGTTTGTCTCTGACAAATGTGTGGATCAAGGAAATCGCTGAAAAGATCACATCCACCAAGTATGAGATTGCAGAGACATTTAGAGAAAGCTGATTTAAGTTTATGACCAAAAACGACATATAAGATGATATCTATTCAATATATATTAAAGCAATACAAGGATAATGTGGTGGTTAATATCCCATCACTTGAAATAGAAAAGGGGCAGAGTTTTGGGTTGGTAGGTAATAATGGAGCAGGAAAGACAACACTTTTCAGGATGCTGTTGGATCTTGTAAAACCTTCTGGTGGACATATTTACTCCAATGGAGCTGATGTGTCACAGGGTGAAACATGGAAAAGCTATACAGGCTCTTATTTGGATGAAGGCTTCCTGATTGGTTACCTAAGACCGGATGAATACTTTGCTTTTGTTGGAAAGTTACATGGGCTGAATAAGGCGGAGATTAGTGCTAGACTTCAACAGTATGAAGAGTTGTTTAATGGCGAAATTTTGGGACACAAGAAATACATCCGTGACCTTTCAAAAGGAAACCAAAAGAAAGTGGGAATAGTAGCTGCTATGTTACCAAATCCTGAGGTGTTGGTATTGGATGAGCCTTTTGCAAACCTTGACCCTACGACACAGATTCGTCTGAAGAAGTTACTGAGGGAATTTAAGGAAGAACATGGTACGACCTTACTGATTTCAAGCCACGACCTTAATCATGTAACGGAGGTTTGTGAAAGAATTGTAGTGATGCAGAAAGGTGAACTCGTAAAAGATATTGTGACGGAAGAAGCAACTCTAAAAGAGTTGGAAGAGTACTTTGCACTTTCCTGAAGTCAGGTCATAGATTAAAAAAGCCCTCTGTTTCATTTGAAGCAGAGGGCTTTTGTATTTATTCTCTAGAAGAAAATTACTTCTTCTTTTTATCTTCCATAGAAGCCTTCAAGATTTCCTCAAACTGAGCCAAATCTACTTTCTCAGCGTCAACAGTGATTTTTTCTTTCACGTAGCTGATCAGCTTGTCATTGTAAACTTGCTCGTAAGTTTGCTCGAAGTACTTACCGTTCTCTGAAGTCAGGTAGTTCTGAACGAATTGAGACAGTTGCTCTTCTTCCATATCAGCCATACCGAACTGAGCCATTTGAGCTTGGATTTGCTCGCCAGCAGCAGCTTCAACTTCTGAGTGCTCAACTTTAAGCTCAGCATCAGCGAAGATTTTGTTAGTGATTACTCTCCATCTAACAGCTTCTTCGAATGATGGGAATTTCTCCTCAATCTCTTCGTCAGAAAGTTTGTTCTGGTTAGAGTTGTTCATCACTTTCTTCAGCAAGTCAGTTGGCAGCTCGAATGAAGTTTTGTCCAACAGTTTAGTTCTGATAGCATCCGCCAAAGTAGAGTCGATCGCAGGTTCGTTAGCCTCACCGATGATCTTCTTA
This portion of the Limibacter armeniacum genome encodes:
- the queA gene encoding tRNA preQ1(34) S-adenosylmethionine ribosyltransferase-isomerase QueA, with translation MKLSEFKFNLPEKLIAKYPSENRDESRLMVIHRDSGKIEHKVFKDVINYFDEGDVFVVNNTKVFPARLYGNKEKTGAKIEVFLLRELNKESHLWDVLVDPARKIRVGNKLYFGDGNLVAEVIDNTTSRGRTIRFLFDGDDAEFYKTIEELGETPLPKDLERAAEPSDRERFQTIFAEKKGAVAAPTAGLHFTPQVTKRLEIKGVDLVPITLHVGLGTFREVDVEDLTKHKMDSENFQVTQETVDIVNSALTGKRNVCAVGTTVMRALETSVSASNLLKANEGWTDKFIFPPYDFKICRSLVTNFHKPQSTLMMMAAAFGGYELVMHAYEEAVKEKYRFLTYGDAMLIL
- a CDS encoding DUF5687 family protein, with product MLTLFKHQFKENWRAKMWRNNIAVNIFVALLVLYIAGSFALIGYASDLILKELFPGVPVEYAFSGLLLYYVIGDILVRYIFSNLPVMSAWPYLHLPISKKKVAHHVLFRMLFNVYNFLPLLVLVPFTVKGVLPTYGIQTSMLWGIGIYLIVIGNSYLGGFIKRLSHMNSKWLFVGVLLYATLILLDRFDIISLITISTYTFTFFLDYPWFSLLLILYPLVFYFANYNFLLHHTYLDAVPKDAFKLGDIPALSFLDKLGETGNYMMLEAKMIIRNKRTRGMLLMIPLGVAYGLIFVLNDQYADSYGMFLFTGVFMCGIFMINYGQFILSWEGAYIDGIFSQNIDLKKYYKAKLWLINGVTTLCYLMSLLYGFIDIKFIAINTAMYLYCIGIGSVIMLGFSVYNRRKMELNASAYSWQGVGKSQLLVGLPLFSLPYMIFAPFWAFGAYENGLIAIGACSLLSLSLTNVWIKEIAEKITSTKYEIAETFRES
- a CDS encoding cytidine deaminase produces the protein MPKRITLNTDLDFYENLNELPSSFQKLVRRAEEASSLAYAPYSKFNVGAAMLLEDGEIVVASNQENAAYPSGMCAERSAVYWIGGNRPGKKIEMIAVVARPDNKDFVAVSPCGSCRQALLEYEYKQGEPIRMIMQTEGGAYLVADSMKSLLPVTFDGDSLLQEK
- a CDS encoding ABC transporter ATP-binding protein — protein: MISIQYILKQYKDNVVVNIPSLEIEKGQSFGLVGNNGAGKTTLFRMLLDLVKPSGGHIYSNGADVSQGETWKSYTGSYLDEGFLIGYLRPDEYFAFVGKLHGLNKAEISARLQQYEELFNGEILGHKKYIRDLSKGNQKKVGIVAAMLPNPEVLVLDEPFANLDPTTQIRLKKLLREFKEEHGTTLLISSHDLNHVTEVCERIVVMQKGELVKDIVTEEATLKELEEYFALS
- a CDS encoding saccharopine dehydrogenase family protein, producing the protein MHKIFIIGAGRSASSLISHLQERSLEKNWKLVIGDFQKELAESKAKNHPHCEAIFFDANDATQRKAEISQADIVISMLPASMHYLVAKDCIALKKHLITASYVSKEIEQLHQEAIKNDVLLLNEIGLDPGIDHMSAMQMIKGAKDKGYHIEAFESFAGGLLAPESENNPWKYKFTWNPRNVVLAGHGGAVKFLHNGRYKYIPYNRVFRRTEIINIDGYGRFEGYANRDSLKYIEKYGLQNTPTVYRGTLRRPGFCRAWDCFVKIGATDDSYIMENSENMTYREFINSFLAYNPNDSVELKLMYYLKIDQDSDVIEKLHSLDIFSDKKVGLKNATPAQILQKILEDKWTLAPTDKDMIVMYHKLVYGTGTTHRLLTSHMVIKGDDQVETAMAKTVGWPMAIATELLLDGKISMRGVQIPIHPEIYEPVLSALAQKGIVFQEHEIELDPQQMSSL
- a CDS encoding LON peptidase substrate-binding domain-containing protein encodes the protein MPKKNVQRIPFFPLNLIVFPSEPLNLHVFEPRYRQLVKDCLNLNTPFGIPPHINERTMSYGTLMEIEAVVNKYPDGRMDIKTKGIQTFYMNSFENPMEDKLYAGGSVVEIPMNDNANDAQKWMLVEKVTELFDLMEVNISFDAKTPFLSFKLGHHIGLSVGQEYHLLTIPDEYKRIEYMLDYVERALPIVREIERSKQRIKMNGHFKNIRFRFDE